Proteins encoded within one genomic window of Ottowia sp. SB7-C50:
- the thrS gene encoding threonine--tRNA ligase: protein MVQITLPDGAQREFPGPVTVAEVAQSIGTGLAKAALGGKVDGKLVDTSFVIDHDAPLSIVTAKDADGLEMIRHSTAHLLAYAVKELFPDAQVTIGPVIENGFYYDFSYKRPFTPDDLAAIEKKMEELAAKDEPVVRRVLPRDAAVEYFKGLGEAYKAELIASIPSNEDVSLYREGAFEDLCRGPHVPSTGKLKHFKLMKVAGAYWRGDHRNEMLQRIYGTAWASKEDLKQYLTMLEEAEKRDHRKLGRELDLFHIDEHSPGTVFWHPKGWTLWQEVEQYMRRVYRDNGYQEVKGPQILDKALWEKTGHWDKYRDNMFTTESEKRDYALKPMNCPGHILIFKQGVKSYRDLPLRYGEFGACHRNEPTGGLHGIMRVRAFTQDDGHIFCTEDQILPECTAYTALLQKVYKDFGFTDIIYKVATRPEQRIGSDESWDKAEHALMESLRASGCEFEIAPGDGAFYGPKIEYTLKDAIGRQWQCGTMQVDFSMAERLDAEYVGEDGARHRPVMLHRAIVGSLERFIGILIEQFSGALPVWLSPVQVVVTGITDAQADYVQNVAKTLRNQGLRVETDLRNEKITYKIREHSLQKLPYILVIGDKEKEAGAVAVRARGNQDLGVMSLDAFAKRIAQDVASKA from the coding sequence ATGGTTCAAATCACGCTTCCCGATGGCGCGCAGCGCGAATTTCCCGGCCCGGTGACGGTGGCCGAAGTGGCGCAGTCCATCGGCACGGGCCTGGCCAAGGCAGCGCTGGGCGGCAAGGTGGACGGCAAGCTGGTCGACACCAGCTTCGTCATCGACCACGACGCGCCGCTGTCCATCGTCACCGCCAAGGACGCCGACGGGCTGGAGATGATCCGCCACTCGACGGCGCACCTGCTGGCCTATGCGGTGAAAGAGCTGTTTCCCGATGCGCAGGTCACCATTGGCCCGGTGATCGAGAACGGCTTTTATTACGACTTCAGCTACAAGCGCCCCTTCACGCCCGACGACCTGGCCGCCATCGAGAAGAAGATGGAAGAACTGGCCGCCAAGGATGAGCCCGTGGTGCGCCGCGTGCTGCCGCGCGACGCGGCGGTCGAATACTTCAAGGGCCTGGGCGAAGCCTACAAGGCCGAACTGATTGCCAGCATCCCCAGCAACGAAGACGTGTCGCTGTACCGCGAAGGCGCCTTCGAGGACCTGTGCCGCGGCCCGCACGTGCCCAGCACGGGCAAGCTCAAGCACTTCAAGCTGATGAAGGTGGCGGGGGCCTACTGGCGCGGCGACCATCGCAACGAGATGCTGCAGCGCATCTACGGCACGGCCTGGGCCAGCAAGGAAGACCTGAAGCAGTACCTGACGATGCTGGAAGAGGCCGAAAAGCGCGACCACCGCAAGCTGGGGCGCGAGCTGGACCTGTTCCACATCGACGAGCATTCGCCCGGCACCGTGTTCTGGCACCCCAAGGGCTGGACGCTGTGGCAGGAAGTCGAACAGTACATGCGCCGCGTGTACCGCGACAACGGCTACCAGGAAGTGAAGGGCCCGCAGATCCTGGACAAGGCGCTGTGGGAAAAGACCGGCCACTGGGACAAGTACCGCGACAACATGTTCACCACCGAGTCGGAAAAGCGCGACTACGCGCTGAAGCCGATGAACTGCCCCGGTCACATCCTGATCTTCAAGCAGGGCGTGAAAAGCTACCGCGACCTGCCGCTGCGCTACGGCGAATTCGGCGCCTGCCACCGCAACGAACCCACGGGCGGCCTGCACGGCATCATGCGTGTGCGCGCCTTCACGCAGGACGACGGGCACATCTTCTGCACGGAGGATCAGATCCTGCCCGAATGCACGGCCTACACGGCGCTGCTGCAAAAGGTCTACAAGGACTTCGGCTTCACCGATATCATCTACAAGGTCGCCACGCGGCCCGAGCAGCGCATCGGCAGCGATGAAAGCTGGGACAAGGCCGAGCACGCGCTGATGGAAAGCCTGCGCGCTTCAGGCTGCGAATTCGAGATTGCCCCCGGCGACGGCGCCTTCTATGGCCCCAAGATCGAATACACGCTGAAGGACGCCATCGGCCGCCAATGGCAATGCGGCACCATGCAGGTCGATTTCTCGATGGCCGAGCGGCTGGACGCCGAATACGTGGGCGAGGACGGTGCGCGGCACCGCCCGGTCATGCTGCACCGCGCCATCGTCGGCAGCCTGGAGCGTTTCATCGGCATCCTGATCGAGCAGTTCTCTGGCGCGCTGCCGGTCTGGCTGTCGCCGGTGCAGGTGGTGGTGACCGGCATCACCGACGCGCAGGCCGATTACGTGCAAAACGTGGCTAAAACGCTGCGAAATCAAGGGCTTAGGGTGGAAACTGACCTGCGCAACGAGAAGATTACCTATAAAATACGCGAGCATTCGTTGCAAAAGCTGCCTTACATCCTGGTCATCGGCGACAAGGAAAAGGAAGCCGGCGCCGTCGCAGTGCGCGCCCGGGGCAATCAAGACCTCGGTGTGATGTCCCTCGATGCGTTTGCCAAACGCATCGCCCAGGACGTCGCTTCCAAAGCCTGA
- a CDS encoding gamma-glutamylcyclotransferase family protein codes for MTNAPPFESFAQRSQPVTHVFVYGTLRRGGANDITRLAPAPVFVGTAHVAGTLYDLGAYRGVVLGGAGRVHGEVYAIVPALERRLDEIEGLYPAQGDEYFKRVVDVTVQRAEGGAVDLRCIVYEYNPRYLRGAAVLIGGDWLAAA; via the coding sequence ATGACGAACGCACCGCCCTTCGAATCGTTTGCCCAGCGCTCGCAGCCGGTGACGCATGTGTTCGTCTACGGCACCTTGCGGCGCGGCGGGGCCAACGACATCACGCGGCTGGCGCCTGCGCCGGTGTTCGTCGGGACCGCGCACGTGGCGGGCACGCTGTACGACTTGGGTGCCTATCGGGGTGTGGTGTTGGGCGGCGCGGGGCGCGTGCATGGCGAGGTCTACGCCATCGTGCCCGCGCTGGAGCGGCGACTGGATGAGATCGAAGGGCTGTACCCCGCGCAGGGCGACGAGTACTTCAAGCGCGTGGTGGATGTGACCGTGCAGCGGGCGGAGGGCGGCGCGGTCGATCTGCGCTGCATCGTGTACGAATACAACCCTCGCTACCTGCGCGGGGCGGCGGTGCTCATCGGCGGTGACTGGCTCGCCGCTGCTTGA
- the rpmI gene encoding 50S ribosomal protein L35, whose amino-acid sequence MPKMKSKSSAKKRFRVRPGGTVKRGQAFKRHILTKKSTKNKRQLRGAVNVHETNMGHMAQMLPFAGL is encoded by the coding sequence ATGCCCAAGATGAAAAGCAAGAGCAGCGCGAAGAAGCGTTTTCGCGTCCGTCCCGGTGGCACCGTCAAGCGCGGTCAAGCCTTCAAGCGTCACATCCTGACCAAGAAGTCCACCAAGAACAAGCGCCAGCTGCGTGGTGCGGTGAATGTGCATGAGACCAACATGGGTCACATGGCGCAGATGCTGCCCTTTGCCGGCCTTTGA
- a CDS encoding MFS transporter, with product MNTAAARATPAVPAPAPEVPLSQDARIIGLVGLAHASSHFSHLLLPPLFPIFAKEFGLSFSQLGFLMTMFFIISGTGQALSGFVVDKVGARPVLFGSFVCFICACLSGYFAHSYAGLMLVAVFAGLGNAPFHPVDFSILNQRVSTRRLGYAFSAHGLSGNLGWALTPVFLLFFTASHGWRAGYLAAAALYAGILAVLVLNRSALRTEVVHHAADAAQGSGTAFLKLPVVWWCFSFFLLSTMTLAVVQNFASPIMQAMHGVSFEAATTMITAYMLCGALGMFIGGFVAARMPRQSDRVVAWAMGIGAVLIVLAATGWLGGFGSMAMLAATGFAVGIGGPSRDMMIKKATPKSATGRVYGTVYSGLDMGFALAPLIYGLFMDRGLYAATLMLAAVFLTLSVVAALGVGKRTAAS from the coding sequence ATGAACACCGCCGCCGCGCGCGCCACGCCAGCCGTTCCCGCCCCAGCGCCTGAAGTGCCGCTGTCGCAGGACGCCCGGATCATCGGCCTGGTGGGCCTGGCGCACGCCAGTTCGCACTTTTCGCACCTGCTGCTGCCGCCGCTGTTTCCGATCTTCGCCAAGGAGTTCGGGCTGTCGTTCTCGCAGCTGGGCTTTCTGATGACGATGTTCTTCATCATCTCGGGTACGGGGCAGGCGCTGTCGGGTTTCGTGGTCGACAAGGTGGGGGCGAGGCCGGTGCTGTTCGGCTCCTTCGTGTGCTTCATCTGCGCCTGCCTGTCGGGCTATTTCGCGCACAGTTACGCCGGGCTGATGCTGGTGGCGGTGTTTGCGGGGCTGGGCAACGCGCCGTTTCATCCCGTGGACTTTTCCATCCTCAACCAGCGCGTGTCGACGCGCCGGCTCGGCTACGCCTTCAGCGCGCACGGGCTGAGCGGCAACCTGGGCTGGGCGCTGACGCCGGTGTTCCTGTTGTTCTTCACCGCGTCGCACGGCTGGCGCGCCGGCTACCTGGCGGCGGCGGCGCTGTACGCGGGCATCCTGGCGGTGCTGGTGTTGAACCGCAGTGCGCTGCGCACCGAGGTCGTGCACCACGCGGCCGATGCGGCGCAGGGCAGCGGCACGGCCTTCCTGAAGCTGCCGGTGGTGTGGTGGTGCTTCTCGTTCTTCCTGCTGTCGACCATGACGCTGGCGGTGGTGCAGAACTTCGCCTCGCCCATCATGCAGGCCATGCACGGCGTCAGCTTCGAGGCGGCGACGACCATGATCACCGCCTACATGCTGTGCGGCGCTTTAGGCATGTTCATCGGCGGCTTCGTGGCCGCGCGCATGCCGCGCCAGAGCGACCGCGTGGTAGCCTGGGCCATGGGCATCGGCGCGGTGCTGATCGTGCTGGCGGCCACCGGCTGGCTGGGCGGGTTCGGTTCGATGGCAATGCTGGCGGCCACCGGCTTCGCGGTCGGCATCGGCGGCCCGAGCCGCGACATGATGATCAAGAAGGCCACGCCCAAGAGCGCCACCGGGCGCGTCTACGGCACCGTGTATTCGGGGCTGGACATGGGCTTTGCATTGGCGCCGCTGATCTACGGCCTGTTCATGGACCGCGGCCTGTACGCCGCCACGCTGATGCTGGCGGCGGTGTTCCTGACGCTGTCGGTGGTGGCGGCGCTGGGGGTGGGCAAGCGCACGGCCGCCTCTTGA
- the aceA gene encoding isocitrate lyase — MPNTTAQLSREQQIAALEKDWATNPRWKGIKRGYSAADVVRLRGSLPIEYTLAKRGAEKLWGLINGEAKKGYVNAFGAITAGQAMQQAKAGLEAVYLSGWQVAADGNTSETMYPDQSLYAYDSVPTMVRRINNTFKRADEIQWSRGIGPGDKDFVDYFLPIVADAEAGFGGVLNAFELMKNMIAAGAAGVHFEDQLAAVKKCGHMGGKVLVPTQEACEKLISARFAADVMGVPTIVLARTDAEAANLITSDHDANDKPFLTGERTQEGFYRVKNGLEQAISRGVAYAPYADLVWCETGTPDLGFAREFAQAVHAKSPGKLLSYNCSPSFNWKKNLDDATIAKFQDELSALGYKYQFITLAGIHVNWYRTFEFAKAYAGGEGMKHYVNMVQEPEFKAREQGYTFVSHQQEVGAGYFDDVTTVIQGGSSSVKALTGSTEEEQFH, encoded by the coding sequence ATGCCCAACACCACCGCCCAACTCAGCCGCGAACAGCAGATCGCCGCCCTCGAAAAAGACTGGGCCACCAACCCGCGCTGGAAAGGCATCAAGCGCGGCTACAGCGCCGCCGACGTGGTGCGCCTGCGCGGCAGCCTGCCGATCGAGTACACGCTGGCCAAGCGCGGCGCTGAAAAGCTGTGGGGCCTGATCAACGGCGAGGCCAAGAAGGGCTACGTCAACGCCTTCGGCGCCATCACCGCCGGCCAGGCCATGCAGCAGGCCAAGGCGGGCCTTGAGGCCGTGTACCTGAGCGGCTGGCAAGTCGCCGCCGACGGCAACACCAGCGAAACCATGTACCCCGACCAGTCGCTGTATGCGTATGACTCGGTGCCGACCATGGTGCGCCGCATCAACAACACCTTCAAGCGCGCCGACGAGATTCAGTGGAGCCGCGGCATCGGCCCTGGCGACAAGGATTTTGTCGACTACTTCCTGCCCATCGTGGCCGACGCGGAAGCCGGTTTTGGCGGCGTGCTGAACGCCTTCGAGCTGATGAAGAACATGATCGCCGCCGGCGCCGCCGGCGTGCACTTTGAAGACCAGCTGGCCGCCGTCAAGAAGTGCGGCCACATGGGCGGCAAGGTGCTGGTGCCCACACAGGAAGCCTGCGAGAAGCTCATTTCTGCCCGCTTCGCCGCCGACGTCATGGGCGTGCCCACCATCGTGCTGGCCCGCACCGACGCCGAGGCCGCCAACCTGATCACCAGCGACCACGACGCGAACGACAAGCCCTTCCTGACCGGCGAGCGCACGCAGGAAGGCTTCTACCGCGTCAAGAACGGCCTCGAGCAGGCCATCAGCCGTGGCGTGGCCTACGCGCCCTACGCCGACCTGGTGTGGTGCGAAACCGGCACGCCCGACCTGGGCTTCGCCCGCGAATTCGCCCAGGCCGTGCACGCCAAGTCGCCCGGCAAGCTGCTGTCGTACAACTGCTCGCCCAGCTTCAACTGGAAGAAGAACCTGGACGACGCCACCATCGCCAAGTTCCAGGACGAGCTGTCCGCACTGGGCTACAAGTACCAGTTCATCACGCTGGCCGGCATCCACGTCAACTGGTACCGCACGTTCGAATTCGCCAAGGCCTACGCCGGCGGCGAGGGCATGAAGCACTACGTCAACATGGTGCAAGAGCCCGAGTTCAAGGCGCGCGAGCAGGGCTACACCTTCGTGTCGCACCAGCAGGAAGTGGGCGCGGGTTACTTCGACGACGTGACCACCGTCATCCAGGGCGGCTCGTCCAGCGTCAAGGCGCTGACCGGCTCGACCGAGGAAGAGCAGTTCCATTGA
- the pheS gene encoding phenylalanine--tRNA ligase subunit alpha, with protein sequence MITDSLASTDLAELVRSAEAAFARTDTPADLENAKAQFLGKSGRVTELMKGMAQLSVDDKKTRGAAINQAKQAIEAALTARRQALADAELARQLKAQALDVTLPGRQRGTGGLHPVSLAWERIEQIFGSMGFDVGDGPEVENDWFNFTALNNPPNHPARSMQDTFYVDMQGEDGQPYCLRTHTSPMQIRYATAHARKHAAALAAGEIPEVRVIVPGRTYRVDNDATHSPMFHQVEGLWLGENVSFKDLKVTYLNFCKAFFETDDLILRFRPSYFPFTEPSAEIDIQFRTGPLAGKWLEVSGSGQVHPQVVRNMGLDPERFIGFAFGSGIDRLAMLRYGVNDLRQFFDGDIRFLSQFR encoded by the coding sequence ATGATCACCGACTCCCTGGCTTCCACCGATCTGGCCGAACTGGTCCGAAGCGCCGAAGCCGCCTTCGCCCGCACCGACACCCCCGCCGACCTCGAAAACGCCAAGGCGCAGTTCCTGGGCAAGTCCGGCCGCGTGACCGAGCTGATGAAGGGCATGGCGCAGCTGTCCGTGGACGACAAGAAAACCCGCGGCGCCGCCATCAACCAGGCCAAGCAGGCCATCGAAGCCGCCTTGACCGCGCGCCGCCAGGCGCTGGCCGATGCCGAACTGGCGCGCCAGCTGAAGGCGCAGGCGCTCGACGTGACGCTGCCGGGCCGCCAGCGCGGCACAGGCGGGCTGCACCCGGTCAGCCTGGCGTGGGAGCGCATCGAGCAGATCTTCGGCAGCATGGGCTTTGACGTCGGCGATGGCCCCGAGGTCGAAAACGACTGGTTCAACTTCACCGCGCTCAACAACCCGCCCAATCACCCGGCGCGGTCGATGCAGGACACCTTCTACGTCGACATGCAGGGCGAGGACGGCCAGCCCTACTGCCTGCGCACGCACACCAGCCCGATGCAGATCCGCTATGCCACCGCGCACGCGCGCAAGCACGCGGCGGCCCTGGCGGCGGGCGAAATCCCTGAGGTGCGCGTCATTGTGCCCGGCCGCACTTACCGCGTCGACAACGACGCCACCCATTCGCCCATGTTCCACCAGGTCGAAGGCCTGTGGCTGGGCGAGAACGTGAGCTTCAAGGACCTGAAGGTCACGTACCTGAACTTCTGCAAGGCCTTCTTCGAGACGGACGACCTGATCCTGCGCTTTCGGCCCAGCTACTTCCCCTTCACCGAACCCAGCGCCGAAATCGACATCCAGTTCCGGACGGGGCCGCTGGCCGGCAAATGGCTGGAGGTGTCCGGCTCGGGCCAGGTGCACCCGCAGGTGGTGCGCAACATGGGGCTGGACCCGGAGCGCTTCATCGGCTTCGCCTTCGGCTCCGGCATCGACCGGCTCGCCATGCTGCGCTACGGCGTGAACGACCTGCGCCAGTTCTTCGACGGCGACATCCGCTTCCTGAGCCAGTTCCGTTGA
- a CDS encoding DMT family transporter, with protein MSLVGSYVALSKPLAAVFPVLLLAWLRFGIGGLAMAHWLKKPPGEPPMSPRTRRLLFLESFLGNFLFTLCMISGVKLTNAVSAGVIMAAIPAAVAVLSWLFLRERVAPRVWAGVACAVVGIALVALSKQELPALDPSAGAPQNTTTLAWLGNLLLIGAVLCEASYAVIGKALTVSLSPRRISALINLWGLILTTPFGLWLAWRFDFGAVPVATWVLLVFYALAACMWTVWLWMTGLKSVPAAQAGVFTVLLPVSAAAVGVGVLGERLSGLQMLAYGVALTGVLLATAPSRTARDRGDG; from the coding sequence ATGAGCCTGGTGGGCAGCTATGTGGCCTTGTCCAAGCCGCTGGCGGCCGTGTTTCCGGTGCTGCTGCTGGCGTGGCTGCGCTTCGGCATCGGCGGCTTGGCCATGGCGCACTGGCTGAAGAAGCCGCCCGGCGAACCGCCCATGTCGCCCCGGACGCGGCGGCTGCTGTTCCTTGAATCGTTTCTTGGCAACTTCCTGTTCACGCTGTGCATGATCAGCGGCGTGAAGCTGACCAACGCGGTATCGGCCGGCGTCATCATGGCGGCGATACCGGCGGCGGTGGCGGTGCTGAGCTGGCTGTTCCTGCGCGAGCGCGTGGCGCCGCGCGTGTGGGCGGGCGTGGCCTGCGCGGTGGTCGGCATCGCCTTGGTGGCGCTATCGAAACAGGAGCTGCCAGCGCTGGACCCGAGCGCGGGTGCGCCCCAAAACACCACAACCCTGGCGTGGCTGGGCAACCTGTTGCTGATCGGCGCGGTGCTGTGCGAGGCCAGCTATGCCGTGATCGGCAAGGCGCTCACGGTCAGCTTGTCGCCGCGCCGCATCAGTGCGCTGATCAACCTGTGGGGGCTGATCCTGACCACACCGTTCGGGTTGTGGCTGGCCTGGCGCTTCGACTTCGGTGCCGTGCCGGTGGCCACGTGGGTGCTGCTGGTCTTCTACGCCCTGGCGGCCTGCATGTGGACGGTGTGGCTGTGGATGACCGGCCTGAAAAGCGTGCCTGCCGCGCAGGCCGGTGTGTTCACGGTGCTGCTGCCCGTCAGCGCGGCCGCCGTTGGCGTCGGCGTCCTGGGAGAGCGCCTGAGCGGCCTGCAGATGCTGGCCTACGGCGTGGCCTTGACCGGCGTGCTGCTGGCCACGGCGCCCAGCCGCACTGCGCGCGACCGGGGCGATGGATAG
- a CDS encoding YdhR family protein — protein sequence MITALVQFTLPEPMTVEQARDVFNSTAPRYLGMTGLVRKHYLLSEDGRTAGGVYLWQSRADAERVYDDAWRGFIRQKYGCDPQLTYFETPVMVDNVAGRIDGDA from the coding sequence ATGATCACCGCACTGGTGCAGTTCACCCTGCCCGAACCCATGACCGTCGAACAGGCGCGCGACGTGTTCAACAGCACGGCGCCCCGCTACCTGGGCATGACCGGGCTGGTGCGCAAGCACTACCTGCTGTCGGAAGATGGCCGGACGGCCGGCGGCGTTTACCTGTGGCAAAGCCGCGCCGACGCCGAACGGGTGTACGACGACGCGTGGCGCGGCTTCATCCGCCAGAAGTACGGGTGCGACCCGCAGCTGACGTACTTCGAGACACCGGTGATGGTGGACAACGTCGCCGGGCGCATCGACGGCGATGCCTGA
- a CDS encoding thiamine pyrophosphate-dependent enzyme, with amino-acid sequence MQRLRQMLSEAKQPLVIVGGGGWTPEAARDLAAFAEAWHLPVGNAMRFQDTFDNHHPLYAGDVGIAINPRLGQRIKDADLILAIGPRLGEMTTSGYTLLKVPRPAQKLVHVHTSAEELGRVYQPDLALCASLPAVAAGLAGLQPPAEQPWRGWTEAVHMDHVANMKPQPLPGPVDMHAIVCTLQKLLPADAAITNGAGNFASWTHRYFHFHGIAKGHKTQLAPTSGAMGYGVPAGIACAITTGRTVVTIAGDGDFMMNGQELATARQYGARTIVVLLNNGVYGTIRMHQARDYPHRQEGTELVNPDFVKLAESYGYAGVRVERTEQFEPALRDALARAEGTLIEVMLSEQVITTRMTLDAIENKGAA; translated from the coding sequence ATGCAGCGGCTGCGCCAGATGCTGTCGGAGGCGAAGCAGCCCCTCGTCATCGTCGGCGGTGGCGGCTGGACGCCCGAGGCCGCGCGCGACCTGGCGGCCTTTGCCGAAGCCTGGCACCTGCCGGTCGGCAACGCCATGCGTTTTCAGGACACCTTCGACAACCACCACCCGCTGTACGCGGGCGACGTCGGCATCGCCATCAACCCCCGGCTGGGCCAGCGCATCAAGGATGCCGACCTGATCCTGGCCATCGGTCCGCGCCTGGGCGAAATGACCACCAGCGGCTACACGCTGCTGAAGGTGCCGCGCCCGGCGCAGAAGCTGGTGCACGTGCACACCAGCGCCGAAGAGCTGGGCCGCGTCTACCAGCCCGACCTGGCCCTGTGCGCCAGCCTGCCGGCCGTGGCCGCCGGGCTGGCCGGCCTGCAGCCGCCGGCCGAGCAGCCGTGGCGCGGCTGGACCGAGGCCGTGCACATGGACCACGTCGCCAACATGAAGCCGCAGCCGCTGCCCGGGCCGGTCGACATGCACGCCATCGTCTGCACGCTGCAGAAGCTGCTGCCCGCCGACGCCGCCATCACCAACGGCGCCGGCAACTTCGCCAGCTGGACGCACCGCTACTTCCACTTCCACGGGATCGCCAAGGGCCACAAGACACAGCTGGCCCCCACCAGCGGCGCCATGGGCTACGGGGTGCCGGCGGGTATCGCGTGCGCCATCACCACCGGGCGCACGGTGGTCACCATCGCGGGCGACGGCGACTTCATGATGAACGGGCAGGAACTGGCCACCGCGCGCCAGTACGGCGCCAGGACCATCGTCGTGCTGCTCAACAACGGCGTGTACGGCACCATCCGCATGCACCAGGCGCGCGACTACCCGCACCGGCAGGAAGGGACCGAACTGGTCAACCCCGACTTCGTGAAGCTGGCCGAAAGCTATGGCTACGCGGGCGTGCGCGTCGAGCGCACCGAGCAGTTCGAGCCGGCACTGCGCGACGCGCTGGCGCGAGCCGAGGGCACGTTGATCGAGGTGATGCTGAGCGAGCAGGTCATCACCACCCGCATGACGCTGGACGCGATCGAGAACAAGGGCGCTGCCTGA
- the rplT gene encoding 50S ribosomal protein L20, translating to MPRVKRGVTARARHKKILALAKGYRGRRKNVYRVAKQAVMKAGQYAYRDRRTKKRVFRRLWIARINAATRELGLTYSQFINGMNKAGITLDRKVLADIAVHDKAAFAGIVEQAKAKLA from the coding sequence ATGCCTCGCGTCAAACGTGGTGTTACCGCCCGTGCTCGTCACAAGAAAATCCTCGCGCTGGCCAAAGGCTACCGCGGTCGTCGCAAGAACGTCTATCGCGTCGCCAAACAGGCGGTGATGAAGGCGGGCCAGTACGCCTACCGTGATCGCCGCACCAAGAAGCGCGTGTTCCGTCGTCTGTGGATCGCGCGTATCAACGCCGCCACGCGTGAACTGGGCCTGACCTACAGCCAGTTCATCAACGGCATGAACAAGGCCGGCATCACGCTGGACCGCAAGGTCCTGGCCGACATCGCCGTGCACGACAAGGCCGCATTTGCCGGCATCGTGGAGCAGGCCAAGGCCAAGCTGGCTTGA
- the infC gene encoding translation initiation factor IF-3, with protein sequence MAPEVRLNGPENEPLGIVPLQEALRMAGELDVDLVEIAATANPPVCRLMDYGKFKYQEQKKAAEAKAKQTVIEIKEVKFRPGTDDGDYNIKMRNIRRFLADGDKVKVTLRFRGREITHQELGLALLNRIRDELADSIIVEQFPKLEGRQMIMMIAPARKKVAAGAAKPASEQQPAAAA encoded by the coding sequence ATGGCGCCCGAAGTGCGCCTGAACGGCCCCGAGAACGAACCCCTGGGAATCGTCCCGCTGCAGGAAGCCCTGCGCATGGCGGGCGAACTGGACGTGGACCTGGTGGAAATTGCCGCCACGGCCAACCCGCCGGTCTGTCGCCTGATGGACTACGGCAAGTTCAAGTACCAGGAACAGAAGAAGGCCGCCGAGGCCAAGGCCAAGCAGACGGTCATCGAAATCAAGGAAGTCAAGTTCCGCCCTGGTACCGATGACGGTGACTACAACATCAAGATGCGCAATATCCGGCGCTTCCTGGCCGATGGCGACAAGGTGAAGGTCACGCTGCGCTTTCGCGGCCGCGAGATCACGCACCAGGAACTGGGTCTGGCTCTGCTCAACCGCATTCGCGACGAACTGGCCGACAGCATCATCGTCGAGCAGTTTCCCAAGCTGGAAGGCCGCCAGATGATCATGATGATCGCCCCGGCGCGCAAGAAGGTGGCGGCCGGTGCGGCCAAGCCGGCCAGCGAGCAGCAGCCGGCAGCGGCGGCCTGA
- a CDS encoding SWIB/MDM2 domain-containing protein: MATAKKAPAKKAAPAKKAAPAKKAAPAKKAAPAKKAAPAKKAAPAKKAAPAKKRTPSAAFMKAMTPSAALAAVVGSKPLPRTEVTKKVWEYIKANKLQDAVNKRNINADAKLKPIFGKAQVTMFEMTKLINNHLS, translated from the coding sequence ATGGCAACTGCAAAGAAAGCTCCGGCCAAGAAGGCCGCCCCGGCGAAGAAGGCCGCCCCGGCCAAGAAGGCTGCGCCCGCGAAGAAGGCCGCACCGGCCAAGAAAGCCGCTCCGGCAAAGAAGGCTGCGCCCGCCAAGAAGGCCGCCCCGGCCAAGAAGCGCACCCCCAGCGCCGCCTTCATGAAGGCCATGACCCCCAGCGCCGCCCTGGCCGCCGTGGTGGGCAGCAAGCCGCTGCCGCGCACCGAAGTGACCAAGAAGGTGTGGGAATACATCAAGGCCAACAAGCTGCAGGACGCAGTGAACAAGCGCAACATCAACGCCGACGCCAAGCTCAAGCCCATCTTCGGCAAGGCGCAGGTCACCATGTTCGAGATGACCAAGCTCATCAACAACCACCTGTCGTGA